One part of the Salinimonas iocasae genome encodes these proteins:
- the ybaK gene encoding Cys-tRNA(Pro) deacylase produces MTPAIELLQRKKIPFTVHEFGHDPSSSSYGEEAASKLNVPPQQVFKTLLTRLSDDRLAVALVPVSAMLDTKKLASVCDAKKAAMADRDAISRLTGYLPGAVSPLAQRQRLFTVIDEQAESLSALYVSAGKRGVDISLSPTDLLTLTNGVYAAISK; encoded by the coding sequence ATGACACCCGCGATAGAATTGTTACAGCGAAAGAAAATACCGTTTACCGTACACGAGTTCGGCCACGACCCTTCGTCGAGCTCTTACGGTGAGGAAGCAGCCAGCAAATTGAATGTCCCGCCTCAACAGGTATTTAAGACACTTCTTACCCGACTGTCGGACGACAGACTGGCGGTTGCACTGGTGCCGGTTTCAGCGATGCTTGATACAAAGAAGTTAGCCTCAGTATGCGATGCCAAAAAAGCGGCGATGGCCGATCGTGACGCTATCAGCCGGCTTACCGGCTATCTGCCCGGTGCTGTCAGTCCGCTGGCTCAGCGACAGCGTCTGTTTACGGTAATCGACGAGCAGGCTGAGTCGTTAAGCGCACTTTATGTCAGCGCAGGCAAACGTGGCGTAGATATCAGCCTTTCTCCCACAGATTTGTTGACACTGACAAACGGCGTGTATGCCGCTATCAGCAAATAG
- a CDS encoding penicillin acylase family protein: MLNWMKWLFISLLILLLLAAGAAFFTFNQSLPALEGEIRAPGLQTEAELARDALGQAIIQAGSRQDAAYALGVAHGQDRFFQMDLQRRAAAGELSQWVGERALEIDKQARFHQFRQRARDILAALPATQRQLLQRYSQGVNFALENMGSRPFEYWLTFSTPKPWTPEDSLLVVYSMYMDLQLGQVNLDLARTGLTRYFGQPMLDFLNAPSQYQAALDGSTLPRYKGDIPSPDSSFTALWEGTAPPDIGSNNWAVSGALTNSQSAMVANDMHLGLRVPIIWYRAQLNYPSASTGDQIQLTGVTLPGLPGVVVGTNGKIAWGFTNANLDNVDWIALDDNDETWQVIEDIALPEDSYSYNITMSEFGPVKEVDGQRYALKWVAHQPYAVNLNIINLDEADTVSKAVNVAGNIRIPVQSMVIADSSGNIAWTPAGAVTSRNSPTRFAIPVAQYDQNWSQNASQLPVYQSPEYPRIWTANARVISAQELQRFGDGGYALGARNQQIKQRLMAKDEFNEQDFYAIQLDNEALFLERWHNLLVTTLEQADDDYTQALAALENWQGCACASSAGYTLVKHFRSQLINILLSPVFTRLETSGYKPNGLLRQVEPAIWRLLEEQPSDWLPANVPNWQALKRQAFDKSVEDLLADAGPDSTIKDLNWGSVNALQVTHPFAGTVPVLGKHLNMPVVKGFGDTFMPAVQGPAFGASQRFFVRPGNLDKAILTLPGGQSGHPLSPFYQTGFDDYATGEDTPLLPGDTIYSLTLKPAL, encoded by the coding sequence GTGCTAAATTGGATGAAATGGTTATTTATCAGCCTGTTGATTTTATTGCTGCTGGCCGCCGGTGCGGCTTTTTTTACCTTCAACCAGAGTCTGCCAGCGCTGGAGGGTGAGATACGTGCCCCCGGTCTTCAGACAGAGGCTGAATTAGCCAGAGACGCACTTGGCCAGGCAATCATCCAGGCAGGTTCCAGACAGGATGCGGCATATGCACTGGGTGTTGCGCATGGTCAGGATCGTTTTTTTCAGATGGATTTACAACGCCGGGCTGCCGCGGGTGAGTTATCCCAATGGGTTGGAGAACGCGCCCTTGAAATTGATAAGCAAGCACGGTTTCATCAGTTTCGCCAGCGCGCGCGAGATATTCTGGCAGCGCTGCCCGCTACGCAGCGTCAGTTGCTCCAGCGTTATTCCCAGGGGGTTAATTTTGCCCTGGAGAATATGGGTTCAAGACCTTTTGAATACTGGCTGACATTTTCAACACCGAAACCATGGACGCCCGAAGACAGCTTGTTAGTGGTATACAGCATGTATATGGATTTACAACTTGGGCAGGTAAATCTTGATTTAGCCAGAACCGGGCTTACTCGCTATTTTGGCCAGCCAATGCTCGATTTTTTAAACGCCCCTTCCCAATATCAGGCGGCATTGGATGGCAGCACGCTTCCCCGTTATAAGGGCGATATTCCCAGCCCGGATTCCTCGTTTACAGCATTGTGGGAAGGTACCGCACCGCCTGATATCGGCAGTAATAACTGGGCTGTCAGCGGCGCGCTGACGAACTCTCAAAGCGCGATGGTTGCTAATGATATGCATCTGGGCTTGCGTGTGCCGATAATCTGGTACAGGGCGCAATTAAATTACCCCTCTGCAAGCACAGGCGATCAGATACAGCTAACCGGCGTTACCCTACCTGGCCTGCCAGGCGTCGTAGTGGGCACGAATGGCAAAATAGCCTGGGGCTTTACCAACGCAAATCTGGATAATGTTGATTGGATTGCGCTGGATGATAACGACGAAACCTGGCAGGTTATTGAAGATATCGCACTTCCTGAGGATAGTTATTCCTATAACATTACCATGAGCGAGTTTGGCCCGGTTAAAGAGGTGGATGGTCAGCGCTATGCGCTGAAGTGGGTCGCTCACCAGCCTTACGCTGTCAATTTGAATATTATCAACCTGGATGAGGCTGATACGGTCAGCAAAGCTGTTAACGTTGCAGGCAATATTCGTATTCCTGTACAAAGTATGGTGATTGCCGATTCATCCGGCAATATCGCCTGGACGCCGGCCGGTGCTGTCACCTCACGGAATTCGCCAACACGCTTTGCAATTCCTGTAGCGCAATATGATCAAAACTGGTCACAAAATGCGTCGCAGCTTCCCGTTTATCAGTCACCTGAATACCCGCGAATCTGGACCGCCAATGCCAGAGTTATCTCTGCTCAGGAATTACAACGCTTTGGTGATGGTGGCTATGCGCTGGGTGCCAGAAATCAGCAGATAAAGCAGCGCCTGATGGCTAAGGATGAATTTAACGAACAGGACTTTTACGCGATCCAACTGGACAATGAAGCGTTGTTTTTAGAACGCTGGCATAACCTGTTAGTAACGACGCTTGAGCAGGCTGACGATGATTATACGCAGGCGCTTGCAGCATTAGAAAACTGGCAGGGATGCGCCTGCGCCTCCTCAGCAGGCTACACGCTGGTAAAACATTTCAGAAGCCAGCTGATCAATATACTTTTATCGCCGGTATTCACCAGACTTGAAACCAGCGGGTACAAGCCAAACGGACTCCTTCGCCAGGTCGAGCCAGCTATCTGGCGGCTGCTTGAAGAGCAACCTTCTGACTGGCTGCCTGCTAATGTTCCGAACTGGCAGGCATTAAAACGTCAGGCGTTTGATAAGAGTGTGGAAGACTTGCTCGCAGACGCTGGTCCCGACAGTACGATTAAAGACCTTAACTGGGGAAGTGTTAACGCACTTCAGGTTACGCATCCGTTTGCCGGTACTGTACCTGTCTTAGGAAAGCACCTTAATATGCCTGTGGTTAAGGGTTTTGGCGATACCTTTATGCCCGCCGTTCAGGGCCCGGCATTTGGCGCATCGCAACGCTTTTTTGTCCGCCCGGGTAATCTTGATAAGGCTATTCTCACGCTTCCAGGTGGCCAGTCCGGCCATCCCCTTTCACCTTTTTATCAGACGGGCTTCGATGATTACGCGACCGGTGAGGATACCCCTCTGCTTCCCGGTGATACAATTTACTCACTTACTTTGAAACCGGCGCTCTGA